One part of the Rutidosis leptorrhynchoides isolate AG116_Rl617_1_P2 chromosome 1, CSIRO_AGI_Rlap_v1, whole genome shotgun sequence genome encodes these proteins:
- the LOC139871968 gene encoding uncharacterized protein yields MRRFFSRGTSDDTSPQTPPTSSPSQPLFSPSTAIASGPARPIRLVYCDERGKFQMDPEAVSVLQLVKEPIGVVSVCGRARQGKSYILNQLLGRSSGFQVASTHRPCTKGLWLWSTPLRRTALDGTEYNLLLIDSEGIDAYDQTGTYSTQIFSLAVLLSSMFIYNQMGGIDEAALDRLSLVTEMTKHIRVRASGGKTTPSELGQFSPIFVWLLRDFYLDLVEDNKKITPRDYLELALRPVQGGGRDVSAKNEIRESIRALFPDRDCFTLVRPLSNENELQRLDQISMDRLRPEFKAGLDALTRFVFERTRPKQVGATVMTGPIFAGITQSFLDALNNGAVPTITSSWQSVEETECQRAFEHATEVYKSSFDNTKPPDEAPIREAHEEAVQKAVAAFNATAVGAGSVRQKCEKRLHAFLRKEFEDYKREAFMKAYMQCSNAIQKMEKELRTACQAPAAKFDDILKVLDQLLSRYEATSYGPEKWQKLASFLRQSLEGPILDFVKKQIDLISTEKSSMRLKCRSIEDKMGLLNKQLEASEKYKSDYLKRYEDAINDKNKLAEEYMTRIADIKNKSSSLDERCSSLSKTLEAAKQESVEWKRKYEVALSKQKAGEEQASSEVANLKARSSAAEARLAAAREQTLSAQEEADEWKRKYDIAVREAKNALEKAAAVQDRASKQTQHREDALRAEFAGTLADKEAEIKDNTLKIEQAEQRVTTLSLELKAAESKIKSYDSEISSLKSDIKELVDRLENANTTAQSYEKEVRILEQERIHLEQKYRSEFGRFEEVQERCKNAEKETKRATELADIARAEAITAQKEKHEIQRVASERLTEISRLERRIESLDRQKNDLTDELQRYQAAEMDAVSKVTTLEARVEEREKEIEILLKSNNEQRATTVHVLEGLLETERAARAEATNRAEALSVQLQATQSKLDLLQQQMTTVRLNESALDSKLRTASHGKRARVDDHEMGTDSVQDIDIDNDRAVRGNKRSRSTASPLQFVSTEDGGSVFRGEVDFSNHSQQTSNGDYTKFTVLKLKQELTKHNFGAELLQLKNPNKKDLVALYERCVIQKS; encoded by the exons ATGAGGCGATTTTTTAGCAGAGGAACGTCAGACGACACGTCACCACAAACACCGCCGACGTCATCTCCTTCACAGCCACTATTTTCTCCTTCAACCGCCATCGCTTCCGGCCCTGCCAGACCTATTCGTCTCGTTTATTGCGATGAACGCGGAAAGTTTCAGATGGATCCGGAAGCTGTTTCCGTTCTTCAGCTCGTTAAAGAACCAATCGGCGTCGTTTCAGTGTGCGGTCGTGCTCGTCAAGGCAAAAGTTATATTTTAAATCAG CTTCTTGGAAGAAGTAGTGGCTTTCAGGTTGCATCAACTCATCGCCCATGCACAAAAGGGCTTTGGTTGTGGAGTACTCCCTTAAGGAGAACTGCTCTTGACGGAACTGAATACAATCTTCTGCTGATAGATAGTGAAGGAATCGATGCTTATGATCAAACG GGAACATATAGCACACAGATCTTCTCTTTAGCTGTTCTCTTATCAAGCATGTTTATATACAACCAG ATGGGAGGTATAGATGAGGCCGCACTTGATAGGCTTTCTCTTGTAACTGAAATGACCAAGCATATTCGTGTCAGAGCCTCCGGCGGGAAGACCACACCTTCTGAGCTTGGACAGTTCTCGCCTATATTTGTCTGGCTTTTAAGG GACTTTTATCTGGATTTGGTGGAGGATAACAAAAAAATAACTCCTCGTGACTACCTTGAGCTTGCTTTGAGGCCAGTACAAGGTGGTGGAAGAGATGTTTCTGCCAAAAATGAG ATTCGAGAATCCATTCGAGCTCTTTTTCCAGACAGGGACTGCTTCACTCTTGTGCGACCTTTGAGCAATGAGAACGAGCTCCAGCGGCTTGACCAAATATCT ATGGATAGATTAAGGCCAGAGTTCAAAGCAGGACTGGACGCATTAACTAGGTTCGTCTTTGAGAGGACTAGGCCCAAGCAGGTAGGGGCCACAGTTATGACGGGACCCATTTTTGCTGGCATCACTCAGTCTTTTCTGGATGCTCTCAATAATGGTGCTGTGCCTACAATTACTTCCTCATGGCAG AGTGTTGAAGAAACAGAGTGCCAAAGGGCATTCGAACATGCTACTGAGGTTTACAAGTCTTCGTTCGATAACACAAAGCCCCCTGACGAA GCTCCGATACGAGAAGCACATGAAGAGGCTGTTCAGAAAGCAGTGGCTGCTTTTAATGCAACCGCCGTAGGGGCTGGTTCTGTTAGGCAAAAATGTGAGAAGCGTCTTCATGCTTTTTTGAGAAAGGAATTTGAG GACTATAAGAGAGAGGCCTTTATGAAGGCGTACATGCAATGTTCAAATGCGATACAAAAAATGGAGAAAGAATTAAGAACTGCTTGTCAAGCTCCTGCTGCGAAGTTTGATGATATTCTGAAG GTTCTTGATCAGCTGCTAAGCCGCTATGAAGCAACTTCATATGGTCCAGAAAAGTGGCAGAAGCTTGCTTCTTTTTTACGTCAAAG CTTGGAAGGTCCAATCCTTGACTTCGTTAAGAAGCAGATAGATCTTATATCCACAGAGAAAAGCTCTATGCGGTTGAAATGTCGCTCAATCGAAGATAAAATGGGGTTACTCAACAAACAACTAGAAGCCAGTGAGAAGTACAAATCCGATTATCTGAAACGCTATGAAGATGCCATTAACGACAAAAATAAACTCGCAGAGGAATACATGACCCGTATTGCTGACATAAAAAATAAAAGTAGCTCATTAGATGAGAGATGCTCAAGCTTATCTAAAACACTTGAAGCTGCAAAACAAGAATCCGTTGAATGGAAACGGAAATATGAGGTGGCGTTATCTAAACAAAAAGCTGGTGAAGAACAAGCTTCATCAGAAGTAGCGAATCTTAAAGCTAGAAGTAGTGCTGCTGAAGCAAGATTAGCTGCTGCACGGGAACAAACGTTGTCTGCTCAAGAGGAGGCAGATGAATGGAAACGTAAGTACGATATTGCTGTTAGAGAAGCAAAAAATGCACTCGAGAAGGCAGCTGCTGTGCAAGATCGTGCAAGTAAACAAACACAGCATCGTGAGGATGCCCTACGGGCTGAATTTGCTGGCACGCTAGCTGACAAG GAAGCTGAAATAAAAGATAATACATTGAAGATCGAACAAGCTGAACAGCGTGTAACTACTTTGAGCTTGGAGTTAAAG GCAGCGGAGTCTAAGATTAAGAGTTACGACTCAGAAATATCTTCACTAAAAAGTGATATTAAGGAGTTGGTTGATAGGTTGGaaaatgcaaacacaactgctcaaTCATATGAAAAAGAAGTGAGGATTCTAGAGCAAGAACGAATTCATTTGGAACAGAAATATCGATCCGAATTCGGCAGGTTTGAGGAGGTCCAGGAAAGATGTAAAAATGCTGAAAAGGAAACTAAGCGAGCAACTGAGTTGGCTGATATTGCCCGGGCTGAAGCCATAACTGCTCAGAAGGAGAAACACGAGATTCAACGTGTAGCAAGTGAAAGGTTGACTGAAATTTCAAGACTCGAGAGACGTATCGAGAGCCTTGACAGACAAAAAAACGACTTGACCGATGAATTACAACGATACCAAGCTGCTGAAATGGATGCAGTTTCTAAAGTGACAACGTTAGAAGCAAGAGTTGAAGAAAGGGAGAAAGAGATCGAGATATTACTGAAATCAAACAATGAGCAAAGGGCTACTACTGTACATGTCCTCGAGGGCCTTTTGGAGACCGAACGCGCAGCTCGGGCAGAAGCCACCAATCGGGCAGAAGCACTTTCGGTTCAACTACAAGCCACTCAAAGCAAGCTTGATCTACTTCAACAGCAAATGACCACTGTTCGTCTTAACGAGTCTGCATTGGATAGCAAACTAAGAACTGCCTCCCATGGAAAACGTGCGAGGGTTGATGACCATGAAATGGGGACTGATTCGGTTCAAGATATTGACATTGATAACGATCGGGCTGTAAGAGGAAACAAGCGGTCCAGGAGTACGGCTAGCCCGTTACAGTTTGTTTCTACTGAAGATGGTGGCTCGGTTTTCAGAGGCGAAGTTGATTTTAGTAACCACAGCCAGCAAACCAGTAACGGAGATTACACCAAATTTACCGTTTTGAAACTCAAGCAAGAGCTCACAAAGCACAATTTTGGTGCAGAGTTGCTTCAGTTGAAGAATCCCAACAAGAAAGATCTCGTGGCTCTTTACGAAAGATGCGTTATCCAGAAATCTTAG